The following coding sequences lie in one Arabidopsis thaliana chromosome 3, partial sequence genomic window:
- a CDS encoding Spc97 / Spc98 family of spindle pole body (SBP) component has protein sequence MPVLATSLVSLKVEEPYLPPRNWESLPSQSGRFLPPTRSSASSSSSSSFVSESSLVRLALNALQGVESSLISIEQLSSAFCSEPADRTFHKIPSLWHRLSSTDALGQILRDIGCFGSLVFLLHKFVDHFTRLNLDVESAVEGQGSCKIGENEEVNNKSCYTLVNQAFAIAVRRVLEGYISGLDTLCASIELRRSSNIVDGSDHGSSRLGSLTNVVHPKITLLEVFLHTRELRTQIEALANICDLYDIALSYCASPWECLITEATTRFHGFYRGSDLLTYLYSQLQVADPTHSAMLKFLFLKTCEPYCEFIRSWMFKAELNDPHKEFIVECRSESTSFSWNKPGISPLKSVRERGGLVPCFLNGFLEPIVRAGQQLQVITKLLELCNLPASGHKNYTDLLPCWTYFSTTSPGYPSPITFSKLHIEVMIKKRDDYYRMMQEKLGDFSEKFEVFPGQVPGAISLPISYGDGDKNSIYFTLDESLLIPSTMAIDLTRDQSGSDSDDQNTEDRWFSEIDASCSSECSSTRDSLEASEHSDSGYIDNNLVRQGEKADINHQWVDTKPEESTGVCEDDKFRGPLLIKSWPLGGLPRNPFCVDKKSADDDSEDPRNYSGARMEQRHLMNTDERKLFLNNISTSGSCSKHERRHDVLENCLSSKLDLMKDTKVNYPNDVLSMNPLVRCDFLRKHGNTNKRNQGKSLPWFDFSAVDDPSKTCITRIPVRVPIDFQKESHSPQTDRKSHRHANQERFDVEDPKVSSSQLSSGIKGCAEEKKSNAFGGGRWESMLRRSNNPETSAFSDRRQDSSGTFELPLDFVIDKCLLQEIHLQYNFVSKLAIKLLEEGFGLQEHLLALRRYHFMELADWADVFVVSLWHHKWLVTEADKRIAEIQGFLESSIQRSSCERDICKDRIFLYKRQGTMHIPPSTIGVRSFDFLRLGYRVDWPISIILTCDALTAYADVFSFLVQVKLAAYVLTDVWCSLKDVRHMMHEKKEKILKQELRWLNILMKLRHQVNHFVTALQQYVHSELSHVSWSKFLHSLKNKVKDMMDLESVHMAYLSEALRICFLSDETQIISNIIENILQCALDFRSCLPRGIQSTDRVPNDSWTKTLGINTSQVMMVKQNFDKELKELHKCHLRSPKHGKYGLSRFWDYLNFNLYYSDILHDSNIFSLIP, from the exons ctCT GAATCGAGCTTGGTCAGGTTGGCGCTGAATGCTCTGCAAGGAGTTGAGTCTTCTCTTATTAGTATAGAACAGCTCTCTTCTGCATTTTGTTCTGAGCCAGCTGACAGGACCTTCCACAAAATTCCGAGCTTGTGGCATCGGTTGTCAAGCACTGATGCGTTGGGACAGATTCTTAGAGATATAGGCTGCTTCGGTTCTTTGGTATTTCTTCTCCATAAGTTCGTTGACCATTTCACAAGATTGAATTTGGATGTGGAATCAGCTGTTGAGGGACAGGGGAGCTGTAAAATTggtgaaaatgaagaagtCAATAACAAAAGCTGCTATACTCTTGTTAATCAGGCTTTTGCTATTGCTGTGAGGAGGGTCCTAGAAGGCTATATATCTGGGCTTGATACATTATGTGCATCGATAGAACTGAGGCGTTCATCAAACATTGTTGATGGGTCTGACCATGGTTCTTCTCGGTTAGGCAGCCTTACAAACGTCGTTCATCCAAAGATAACATTATTGGAAGTTTTTCTGCATACTAGAGAGTTAAGAACACAGATTGAAGCTCTGGCAAACATATGTGATTTGTATGATATAGCCCTTTCTTACTGTGCCTCTCCTTGGGAATGTCTCATTACTGAAGCAACCACGCGATTTCATGGGTTCTACAGAGGAAGTGACCTTCTTACTTACTTATATTCACAACTACAG GTTGCTGATCCTACTCACAGTGCTATGCTGAAGTTTTTGTTCCTCAAAACATGTGAGCCATATTGTGAGTTTATAAGATCTTGGATGTTTAAAGCCGAACTTAACGATCCTCACAAGGAGTTCATTGTGGAATGTCGCAGTGAGTCAACATCTTTTTCTTGGAATAAGCCTGGCATCTCCCCATTGAAGAGCGTAAGg GAGCGAGGAGGGCTTGTTCCGTGTTTCTTAAACGGCTTCTTGGAACCTATAGTAAGGGCTGGTCAACAGCTTCAAGTAATTACAAAACTTCTGGAACTGTGTAATCTTCCTGCGTCTGGACACAAAAATTACACAGATCTTCTTCCGTGTTGGACCTATTTTTCTACCACTAGTCCAGGGTACCCATCTCCAATAACTTTCAGCAAATTACATATAGAAGtgatgataaagaaaagagacgaTTACTACAGAATGATGCAAGAAAAACTTGGTGACTTTTCAGAAAAGTTTGAAGTGTTCCCTGGGCAG GTTCCTGGAGCAATATCTTTACCAATCTCCTATGGCGACGGAGACAAAAATTCCATTTATTTCACACTGGATGAGAGTTTACTAATTCCTTCAACAATGGCAATAGACTTGACCAG GGACCAGAGTGgctctgattctgatgatcAGAATACAGAAGACAGATGGTTTTCAGAGATAGATGCATCATGCTCATCTGAATGTTCATCGACTAGGGATTCTTTGGAAGCATCCGAG CATAGTGATTCAGGTTATATAGACAATAATCTTGTGAGGCAAGGTGAGAAGGCAGATATTAATCATCAGTGGGTGGATACTAAGCCAGAAGAGTCAACTGGAGTATGTGAAGATGATAAATTTAGGGGCCCTCTTTTGATTAAGTCATGGCCCCTTGGCGGATTACCTAGAAATCCATTTTGTGTTGATAAGAAGTCTGCAGACGATGACAGCGAAGATCCAAGAAATTATTCAGGAGCTAGGATGGAACAGAGGCACTTAATGAATACTGATGaaagaaaactatttttaaacAACATTTCCACCAGTGGCAGCTGTTCAAAGCACGAGAGAAGACATGATGTGCTGGAAAACTGTCTTTCATCGAAATTAGATTTGATGAAAGACACAAAGGTAAACTACCCTAATGATGTCCTCAGTATGAATCCCTTAGTGAGATGTGATTTCTTGCGCAAGCATGGTAACACAAACAAGAGGAACCAGGGGAAATCATTGccttggtttgatttttccgCGGTGGATGACCCTTCAAAAACATGTATTACCAGGATACCTGTACGAGTCCCTATTGATTTTCAGAAAGAATCTCACAGTCCTCAGACTGATAGAAAGAGTCATCGCCATGCCAACCAAGAAAGGTTTGATGTTGAAGATCCTAAAGTTTCTTCCAGTCAGTTATCTTCTGGTATAAAAGGTTGcgcagaagaaaaaaaatcaaatgcatTTGGTGGAGGTAGATGGGAGAGTATGCTTCGTAGATCAAATAACCCTGAAACTAGTGCCTTTAGTGATCGCAGACAGGACTCCTCTGGCACATTTGAATTGCCACTTGATTTTGTTATAGACAAGTGTCTACTGCAGGAAATACATCTTCA ATATAACTTTGTCAGTAAGCTAGCTATCAAGTTGCTCGAAGAAGGATTTGGCTTGCAAGAACATCTGCTAGCTCTACGTAGATATCATTTCATGGAACTAGCAGACTGGGCAGATGTATTTGTAGTGTCACTTTGGCATCAT AAATGGCTTGTTACAGAGGCAGATAAGAGAATTGCAGAAATTCAAGGGTTTCTAGAATCATCAATTCAGAGATCATCATGTGAACGAGACATTTGTAAGGACAGGATATTTTTGTACAAAAGACAAGGCACAATGCATATCCCACCATCAACCATTG GAGTGCGTTCCTTTGATTTCCTAAGGTTGGGTTATCGAGTGGATTGGCCAATCAGTATAATTTTAACATGCGATGCCCTGACAGCGTATGCTGATGTATTTAGTTTCCTGGTTCAAGTGAAACTAGCAGCCTACGTATTAACTGATGTCTGGTGTTCACTGAAG GATGTAAGACATATGATGcatgagaagaaagagaagatattgAAGCAAGAACTCCGGTGGTTAAACATATTGATGAAACTAAg GCATCAGGTCAACCATTTTGTAACAGCACTACAGCAATATGTACATTCAGAATTGTCTCACGTATCATGGTCCAAGTTCCTTCATTCCCTGAAAAATAAG GTCAAGGATATGATGGATCTTGAATCTGTGCATATGGCTTATCTAAGTGAGGCTTTGCGCAT ATGCTTCCTATCTGACGAAACCCAAATCATATCTAACATCATAGAGAACATCTTGCAATGCGCACTGGACTTCCGGTCTTGTCTTCCCAGAGGTATTCAGAGTACAGATCGAGTCCCAAACGATTCATGGACAAAAACATTAGGCATAAACACATCTCAG GTGATGATGGTGAAGCAGAATTTTGACAAAGAGTTAAAGGAGCTGCATAAGTGTCACCTGAGATCACCAAAACATGGGAAATATGGGCTCTCTCGCTTCTGGGACTACCTCAACTTCAACCTTTATTATTCAGATATCCTTCATGACTCTAACATCTTCTCTCTTATTCCTTAG
- the AAO2 gene encoding aldehyde oxidase 2 (aldehyde oxidase 2 (AAO2); FUNCTIONS IN: aldehyde oxidase activity; INVOLVED IN: oxidation reduction; EXPRESSED IN: 16 plant structures; EXPRESSED DURING: 13 growth stages; CONTAINS InterPro DOMAIN/s: Aldehyde oxidase/xanthine dehydrogenase (InterPro:IPR016208), Ferredoxin (InterPro:IPR001041), Molybdopterin dehydrogenase, FAD-binding (InterPro:IPR002346), [2Fe-2S]-binding (InterPro:IPR002888), FAD-binding, type 2 (InterPro:IPR016166), CO dehydrogenase flavoprotein, C-terminal (InterPro:IPR005107), 2Fe-2S ferredoxin, iron-sulphur binding site (InterPro:IPR006058), CO dehydrogenase flavoprotein-like, FAD-binding, subdomain 2 (InterPro:IPR016169), Aldehyde oxidase/xanthine dehydrogenase, a/b hammerhead (InterPro:IPR000674), Aldehyde oxidase/xanthine dehydrogenase, molybdopterin binding (InterPro:IPR008274); BEST Arabidopsis thaliana protein match is: aldehyde oxidase 1 (TAIR:AT5G20960.2); Has 18530 Blast hits to 17817 proteins in 1279 species: Archae - 421; Bacteria - 11000; Metazoa - 1023; Fungi - 117; Plants - 281; Viruses - 0; Other Eukaryotes - 5688 (source: NCBI BLink).), with product MSLVFAINGQRFELELSSVDPSTTLLEFLRYQTSFKSVKLSCGEGGCGACVVLLSKFDPVLQKVEDFTVSSCLTLLCSVNHCNITTSEGLGNSRDGFHPIHKRLSGFHASQCGFCTPGMSVSLFSALLDADKSQYSDLTVVEAEKAVSGNLCRCTGYRPIVDACKSFASDVDIEDLGLNSFCRKGDKDSSSLTRFDSEKRICTFPEFLKDEIKSVDSGMYRWCSPASVEELSSLLEACKANSNTVSMKLVAGNTSMGYYKDEREQNYDKYIDITRIPHLKEIRENQNGVEIGSVVTISKVIAALKEIRVSPGVEKIFGKLATHMEMIAARFIRNFGSIGGNLVMAQRKQFPSDMATILLAAGAFVNIMSSSRGLEKLTLEEFLERSPLEAHDLVLSIEIPFWHSETNSELFFETYRAAPRPHGSALAYLNAAFLAEVKDTMVVNCRLAFGAYGTKHAIRCKEIEEFLSGKVITDKVLYEAITLLGNVVVPEDGTSNPAYRSSLAPGFLFKFLHTLMTHPTTDKPSNGYHLDPPKPLPMLSSSQNVPINNEYNPVGQPVTKVGASLQASGEAVYVDDIPSPTNCLYGAFIYSKKPFARIKGIHFKDDLVPTGVVAVISRKDVPKGGKNIGMKIGLGSDQLFAEDFTTSVGECIAFVVADTQRHADAAVNLAVVEYETEDLEPPILSVEDAVKKSSLFDIIPFLYPQQVGDTSKGMAEADHQILSSEIRLGSQYVFYMETQTALAVGDEDNCIVVYSSTQTPQYVQSSVAACLGIPENNIRVITRRVGGGFGGKSVKSMPVATACALAAKKLQRPVRTYVNRKTDMIMTGGRHPMKITYSVGFKSTGKITALELEILIDAGASYGFSMFIPSNLIGSLKKYNWGALSFDIKLCKTNLLSRAIMRSPGDVQGTYIAEAIIENIASSLSLEVDTIRKINLHTHESLALFYKDGAGEPHEYTLSSMWDKVGVSSKFEERVSVVREFNESNMWRKRGISRVPIIYEVLLFATPGRVSVLSDGTIVVEIGGIELGQGLWTKVKQMTSYALGMLQCDGTEELLEKIRVIQSDSLSMVQGNFTGGSTTSEGSCAAVRLCCETLVERLKPLMERSDGPITWNELISQAYAQSVNLSASDLYTPKDTPMQYLNYGTAVSEVEVDLVTGQTTVLQTDILYDCGKSLNPAVDLGQIEGSFVQGLGFFMLEEYIEDPEGLLLTDSTWTYKIPTVDTIPKQFNVEILNGGCHEKRVLSSKASGEPPLLLAASVHCATRQAVKEARKQLCMWKGENGSSGSAFQLPVPATMPVVKELCGLDIIESYLEWKLHDNSNL from the exons atgAGCTTGGTTTTCGCCATTAATGGACAAAGGTTCGAGCTTGAGCTCTCCTCTGTTGACCCTTCAACAACTTTGTTGGAGTTTCTTCGTTATCAGACTTCTTTCAAGAGTGTCAAGCTCAGCTGCGGTGAAG gAGGATGTGGTGCTTGTGTTGTTCTTCTCTCCAAGTTCGATCCTGTCTTACAAAAAGTCGAAGATTTCACTGTGAGCTCTTGTCTTACACTCCTCTGCAGCGTCAACCACTGCAATATTACGACATCAGAAGGACTTGGGAACAGCAGAGACGGTTTCCACCCGATTCACAAGCGGTTATCCGGTTTCCATGCCTCTCAATGTGGTTTCTGTACACCTGGAATGtctgtttctctcttctctgctctTTTAGATGCTGACAAGTCTCAATATTCCGACCTTACGGTTGTGGAAGCAGAGAAGGCTGTCTCAGGAAACTTATGTCGGTGTACTGGTTACCGTCCGATTGTTGATGCTTGTAAGAGCTTTGCTTCGGATGTTGACATTGAGGATCTTGGattaaactctttttgtaGGAAAGGGGATAAAGATTCTAGTAGTTTAACTCGGTTTGATAGTGAGAAGCGTATTTGTACATTTCCAGAGTTTCTCAAGGATGAGATTAAGTCTGTGGATTCTGGAATGTACCGATGGTGCAGCCCAGCGAGTGTTGAGGAACTCTCGAGCTTATTGGAAGCTTGCAAGGCTAATAGTAATACAGTTTCTATGAAATTGGTTGCTGGTAACACAAGTATGGGATACTataaagatgaaagagagCAGAATTACGACAAATACATAGATATAACTCGAATCCCGCACCTTAAAGAGATCAGAGAAAACCAGAATGGGGTTGAGATAGGATCAGTGGTAACAATCTCTAAAGTTATTGCTGCTCTGAAGGAGATTAGGGTCTCACCGGGAGTGGAGAAGATATTTGGAAAACTTGCTACTCATATGGAAATGATAGCGGCGAGATTTATCAGGAACTTTGGTAGCATTGGTGGAAACCTTGTGATGGCTCAGAGGAAACAGTTTCCTTCTGATATGGCTACAATACTTCTTGCAGCTGGTGCATTTGTTAACATAATGAGCTCATCAAGAGGACTCGAAAAGCTAACACTTGAAGAGTTCCTTGAACGTTCTCCTCTTGAGGCTCATGATCTGGTTCTGAGTATTGAAATTCCTTTTTGGCATTCTGAAACAAACTCTGAATTGTTCTTTGAAACCTATAGAGCTGCACCTCGTCCACATGGAAGCGCTCTGGCTTACCTGAATGCTGCTTTCTTGGCTGAAGTGAAGGATACAATGGTAGTTAACTGTAGATTGGCTTTCGGGGCTTACGGGACCAAACACGCCATTAGGTGTAAGGAAATCGAAGAGTTCCTGTCTGGTAAAGTAATCACTGACAAAGTTCTGTATGAGGCTATTACCTTACTTGGCAATGTTGTGGTGCCTGAAGACGGTACAAGCAATCCTGCTTACAGGTCAAGCTTGGCGCCTGGCTTCCTTTTCAAGTTCCTTCACACCTTAATGACCCATCCTACTACAGATAAACCTTCAAATGGTTACCACTTGGATCCACCAAAACCGTTGCCAatgttgtcttcttcacaaaatgtTCCTATAAACAATGAATATAATCCAGTTGGTCAGCCTGTTACTAAAGTTGGAGCTTCCCTTCAGGCTTCTGGTGAGGCTGTTTATGTGGACGATATTCCATCTCCCACAAACTGTCTCTATGGAGCATTTATCTATAGCAAAAAGCCATTCGCTAGGATAAAAGGTATTCACTTCAAGGACGATTTGGTACCTACTGGAGTTGTTGCAGTCATTTCTCGCAAGGATGTTCCTAAAGGCGGAAAGAATATTGGTATGAAGATTGGATTAGGCTCCGACCAATTGTTCGCAGAGGATTTCACCACTAGTGTAGGCGAATGCATCGCCTTCGTG GTTGCTGATACGCAGAGACATGCGGATGCTGCAGTAAACCTTGCAGTTGTTGAATACGAGACAGAGGATTTGGAACCACCAATCTTATCTGTAGAAGACGCGGTCAAGAAATCTAGTCTGTTTGACATTATCCCTTTCCTTTATCCACAACAAGTTGGTGATACATCAAAAGGAATGGCTGAAGCTGATCACCAAATTCTCAGCTCGGAA ATAAGACTCGGATCGCAATACGTCTTCTACATGGAGACACAAACAGCTCTTGCAGTGGGAGATGAAGACAACTGCATTGTAGTCTATAGTTCAACACAGACCCCTCAGTACGTACAGTCATCGGTCGCTGCTTGCCTAGGCATCCCTGAAAATAACATCCGTGTCATAACCAGACGTGTTGGTGGAGGTTTTGGAGGGAAATCTGTCAAGTCAATGCCA GTTGCAACAGCGTGCGCTCTTGCTGCTAAGAAACTGCAGCGTCCTGTGAGAACTTATGTCAACCGCAAGACCGATATGATAATGACTGGTGGGAGGCATCCGATGAAGATAACGTATAGTGTGGGGTTCAAATCTACAGGGAAGATCACAGCTTTGGAGCTAGAAATACTAATTGATGCTGGGGCAAGTTATGGTTTTAGTATGTTTATTCCATCAAATCTCATAGGGTCGCTAAAGAAGTACAATTGGGGCGCCTTATCTTTTGATATCAAACtttgtaaaacaaatcttCTAAGCAGAGCAATCATGAGATCCCCGGGGGACGTGCAGGGTACGTATATTGCTGAAGCCATCATCGAAAATATAGCCTCTAGCCTCTCTTTGGAGGTTGATACAATAAGAAAGATTAATCTCCATACACATGAGAGCTTAGCCCTGTTCTACAAGGATGGTGCTGGTGAACCACATGAGTATACTTTATCTTCGATGTGGGATAAGGTTGGCGTATCTTCCAAGTTTGAGGAGAGGGTTTCTGTTGTCAGAGAGTTCAACGAGTCTAACATGTGGAGAAAACGAGGGATATCTCGAGTACCTATTATCTATGAGGTTTTATTGTTTGCTACTCCAGGGAGAGTAAGTGTTTTGAGCGATGGGACGATTGTTGTTGAGATTGGTGGAATCGAGCTAGGACAAGGGTTATGGACAAAGGTGAAGCAGATGACTAGTTATGCTCTTGGTATGCTACAATGCGATGGAACGGAAGAACTCTTGGAGAAGATAAGAGTTATACAATCAGATTCATTGAGCATGGTCCAAGGAAATTTCACAGGAGGTAGCACAACATCCGAGGGAAGCTGCGCAGCTGTTCGTCTCTGCTGCGAAACCTTAGTCGAAAGATTGAAACCTTTAATGGAAAGATCAGATGGTCCAATCACCTGGAATGAGTTGATTTCTCAG GCTTATGCACAATCCGTGAACTTATCAGCTAGTGACTTGTATACTCCAAAAGACACTCCCATGCAGTACCTGAACTATGGTACTGCGGTCAGCGAG GTTGAAGTAGACCTTGTGACGGGACAAACCACAGTTCTACAGACAGATATCTTATATGACTGTGGAAAAAGTCTCAATCCCGCTGTCGATTTAGGACAG ATTGAAGGATCTTTTGTTCAAGGACTTGGGTTTTTCATGCTTGAAGAGTACATAGAAGATCCAGAAGGACTCCTTCTGACGGATAGCACATGGACATACAAGATTCCAACAGTTGACACCATTCCTAAACAGTTCAATGTCGAGATACTAAATGGTGGATGTCATGAAAAACGCGTACTCTCTTCTAAAG CCTCGGGAGAGCCTCCGTTGCTACTGGCAGCTTCGGTGCACTGCGCTACCAGACAGGCTGTTAAAGAAGCACGCAAACAGCTATGTATGTGGAAAGGTGAGAATGGTTCCTCCGGTTCAGCGTTTCAGTTGCCAGTTCCAGCTACAATGCCGGTTGTGAAGGAGCTATGCGGTCTAGATATCATTGAAAGCTATTTGGAGTGGAAGTTACACGACAACTCAAACCTATga